ttctaGAGCCCAAAATGATTGTTCTGCTCTATGTGACAAGTCTTGCCATCTGTGCAAGTGGACAACCTCGGGGCAATCAGGCCAAGGGAGAGAACTACTCTCCAAGGTACATCTGCAGCATTCCTGGCTTACCTGGCCCACCAGGCCCTCCTGGAGCAAATGGCTCCCCTGGGCCCCATGGTCGCATTGGCCTTCCTGGAAGGGACGGTAGAGATggcaggaaaggagagaaaggagaaaagggcaCCGCAGGTAAGGAATGATGAGGTTCTGTAAATACCCCCTCTGACCCTCCTTAAACTCCTCCCTTTGTTGCTTCTTCCCGCTGGGAACTGCTCCTTCAATCACTTCATTAATCATAACAATGCTTCAAATGCTTTTTTAACTCTTTCCAGCCTTAGTTGGCTACAGTGACAACTTTGTCGGGTGGACAATGTAACATCTAGAAGTTAAGAAGCCTGAGCCTGGTGAAAGGCACCGCAGGAGATAAGCATAGACCGGCAAGCACTGTGCATGACTGCTGGAGCTGGACTTCCAACAACTGATGTCTGGAACGAGCAGACAACAGTTGGATGCATGGAAGTTTGAATAGACAAACAGATGGGCCAGAGTAGGGGAAGAATTGGGATTCAGAAACTCAGTTTACCACCCTGCTCAGAGCTAAGttctaaacaaatattccataaggTCTTCTAGATTTTTCCATGTATACAGCTAAAAGGACAAAAGTGTCATATAGCCGGCCTTTCCTTGCTCAGCACTCTCCCACCCACCCTGTCACAAAGCTCTCTGCGATAGTTTAATTGTCCTCAAGTCTTCAATAATTTTCAGGCTTTTCCTCCTACAGATAAGTTAGCCTGGGAAGCTTGCCAGACTCCACAGTCCTTCAGAGGAAACCAAATTGAAATTCTCCAGAGGTTGTGTTAACTCTACAAGAGCAAAGAATTTGGAATCAATCTTTGAAAACATGCTTCTGGGTGTACAAGTTAGACAAAAGATAAGAAGTAAAAAATACATAGATCTAAAAAATGTGCCTCTACCCAATCACCACACCTGATTTCCTGGGGTTCTGTAAGACAGTGCTATGGCATACATCCAGATTATAGGCTAATGTGTCATTTTCAAATACCCTATGCAGAACACATGGGGCAAGTCAATAGCTGTCAGATGCATGAGCATTGTTCAATATTGAAGAACCTTATGTAAAGATCCAATGTTGGATAAACCTTGAATTGGGAGTTTAGATGTAGTTATTCAAAGGCAGCTGTCTATAAGGTAGCTCATGTGAATACAAATTATTATTGAGCCATAACTGTAAATATCCTTAAAATTCTATGACATACAGATTATAGTTCTATATGAATGACCCTTTCAGCTTGTTGTGTCTGGAAGGAAGAGTGTAATAGCTAATCACACAAGAATTGGCACCAGAAAACACACTCAAACCTTGGTTCTTTCAGTTACTTTACCTAGCATCCTTGGGCAAATAGCCTCTTTGAGCCTCATTTGTAAATTGGCAAGAGTAAGGGCAAATGTGAAGTTTGGGAGTTGTCATATATGCAGAATGTCCTATAGAATAATTGCCATGTGCTAAGTACTTGGTAAATGTTACATAttgttaatttttacattttgatcCCCACGTCCAAGATAAGTCTGTGGccacccaaagccacagagcaaatAAAATGATTAATATGCCCATAAGGTAGTTCTATGTTATTTCAGATAGAATTTAATATCCTTAAATGCTACAGCTTTAGCCCTATGGGGTCAGGGATAGCCTTGTATACATCAGTCTATTCATCCCTCTATGTATCCATGCATTATTTATTCAGAAACATTTTGTGTATCTCTAACTATTAACTTTTATTTCTGGAGAGTTTTTTTAGCCTCCACACCAATGTCATTTAGGGCTGAATAATTTTTATGGCAGGGTGAGGTGTTTGACAGCATGTCCCTAGATATCAGTGGCACACCTCTCCCAGCTGTAGCAACCAAAAAATGAATctagaccagtggctctcaacctgtagATTGTGACCTCTTTGAGAGACAAATTATCCTGTCACAGGGATCACATATTAGATATTTGCattttgattcataacagtggcaaaattgtaGTTAAGAAGGAGCAAacaagtaattttatggttgagggtcaccacaacatgagaaattgtATCAAAGGgtcagagcattaggaaggtttgGACATTACAAACTGTCCCCAGGGACACAGCTAATTGAGAAACTGTTCTAGTGGCTGGGAACACAGAAATTTGTCAGGAAGTGAAGGGAAAGGACTATCTAAGCACATCATTGTAGTAGTTCCAAATACTGCCCATTTATTAAGAACTCACTATGTGTTGGGAACTTATTATGTTAGCTTTCACCATTATAATCTGCAGTAACTATAACATGCAATAAAATAATGCCACAAATAAAACTGTTGAGATTCAAAAGCAAAGTGCCTTTTCCAACCAAATATTATGTAAATCCAACAGACACACCTAAGGCTCTGCCTggctcagagaggaaagagaggcctGACTGTAATTGTGAAGAGATGCACACATCACCCCAAAATCCCATTTGTAAAGTGACTGGCAAATGGGTCCAAGACTGGGAAGTGATATCCAATGATTCCTCTCCATTGACAGTACAGGGCCTTTTCATTTGTACACCCTTGTTGAGGACAAGATTGCCTTCACCTCAACCAAGTCCAGACAGAACTCATTGTATTCTTTTTCTGGTTACCCTAAACTAGAAATGAATAGATTATTACACCAAATTATAAATTCTCTGCAAAAACATCTGTCGCTGGCCTGTAGCAATCACCATAATATGTTAATCCAATTCAATTAAATCCAAATTCATGCTCATTCAAATATCACTAGAACTATCTCATGAAGCATTCTTAtaaatttttttggttgtgagcctagcctttaacagctgatcCATCTCTCAAGTCCTCATGAAGTTTTCTTCATTCCAGTTTAATAAAAAGATTTCAGTATTATAAACCTATCACACTGAGTCCCTCTCACATATGGTGAGTGTTCAAACAATATTACATGGTTCTAAACTCAAGGTagatgtgtgggtgggtgcataGATCCAttgatggaaagaaggaaggaagaaaggaaggaagtacaGATGGATAGTTATATAGATGATCCATGGATGAAAGGAAGGGTAAAATGATTCTAAAGAGAAAATCTAGGTAGACCCCTTGAGGTAGaactaaaaagaaatatatggCTAAGCTTCAGTACATATACATAGTGTAATCCTTTtattagtgagtttcttttctttttttttttattagttcaaattagaaacaaggctgcttcacatgtcactcccttctccctctccctcccctctcctcaacTCCCCACTAatcccccacctcacccctctgcttcccagggagaataaggccctccatgggggttcccccaAAGTCAATCATATcgtcctgggcagggcctaggccctccctcttgTGTCCAGGcggagagaacatccctccatgtgggatgggttcccaaagcccttTCTtacactaggggtaaatactgatccaataccaaGAGCCCCATAGAATGccgaagcctcctcattgacatccacattcaggggtctggatcagtcccatgctagcccCCCAGACATCAGTCCTTAATGCATAATGatttatcctttttcttctcttgagtATATAGTCTCCTGATCCATGAGAAAATTCTCCATATAAATAGGAAGAAGTCCtatatattattattacatttactCCATGACTAGGTGTAACTGACAGTTCAGGGTATTAAATATGTATTACAATAGAAAATTAAAGCACTGAGGTCATAAAGAATTCCtcatatttatcattttcatttcagtATTTATGAGCTGTTCACAATAAATTTTCAAGAGGGTGAGACCTCAAGCAACCTTCCCTTAACCTTTATTTCAGTGACTAGGAAGCCTAAGCCAGGAGGATCTTAGCCCTTCTTCAGATCTACCATTAGATCCACAGCTGAAGTGTGTTCCATCTCAGACATGCTGAGTCACTGTTGACTGTGTCACCCACTAAGTTGGAGTAGACTTATATCCAATGTCTCTGTTTTACAAATGGAGTCCTTGAGCCGGAAAGTTTTAAAGCAGCATGATTTGAGTTTGTAACGAACTCCTATGACTCAAACTGTTACTGAGACACAAATGGCTTTATTATTGTATTGAAGATCAGTGATGAAGGCAGAAAAGGTTAAGCTGCTGTTGAACAAATTTCAGACTTTGCAGTCTTTGATTTGTGAAGAACAACAGAAAGTTTATATTCCATTTCTACGCCAGAGAATCAAGGCCTGATGAAGCTCAAAAACATCTGTCATGTGTGTTGTGCTTGATCCACTTAACAGGACTGTCTGCATTAAGGGAACACAACTGTAGCTGATAAGAATGCTAACCTTGTCTCACTAACAGTGGTGCCATTCATTGACAATAACCTCCAGGCATCATAAATTGTTAAACAGACACTTTCATGAGGATTAAAGCACTGTACTTGACATTTTAAGGGTAAAGCTTTAATTCTCCCAAACTTTACATTGCCAAGAGACTTCCTTGTTGATTTTGCCAGTTAACAGGAAAAAAGAACCAGGTTATCACATGCATACATTGAAGTATGTACAGAACTCCAATAATTGATATCAAAGCACCAGCAAGATAAAGGGCTTAGCTGGATCAGAATCCCTGAGAAGAAAACCATGATTACAAGAGAAATCATGCATTAACAATACATTttcctgaatgaaaaaaaataaacaactgaaGACCAACAATTTTGGATACTTTGGGTAGAAATATTCATTATCCAAGTACTACTGTGACATGGATTTGATCACAAAATTAAAACCCTTTATTATActaattattgttgttttatacaAGAAAAAGTCAATTTTGCTGATGGCTTTCAATCAAGATCACTTTTTTCTATAATTAGCCTCTAGTTAACCTGCAGACATAAAGATTTGGACATACAGAAAACAGTCCTATACAGTGGCTTAAACTTGGTTGAAATTCGCATCCAGTTTTCTTTATGTAAGGGGACCCAGAGAGATTAGGAGACACATTCAGTGGCAGAGCCAGCTGCAAGGTAAGAGGCATCTACATGGACAGGGTAAAATACCATGAGGCCAGGAAGGCTAAGGATCCTTCTAATCCTGATACATAGTCAAGTCCATTTGCCTCCTCAGAACTCATTCTCCTGCAAAAGAAGGACGGTAGAATGGTGAAAGCAGTCAGCATTTTTTAGTTAAAGTAGCATATGATGCCCCAACATTCCAGGGTCACCTACAGTTTACAGGATCAACCCAACACATTTCCCAGAGGATGGTACCCAGGCTCCAGAGTTGGACAGGCATGTGTTCAGATCACAGCTCCATCACTCAGTAGCTCCATTCTCTTGATTCGGTTTCTTCGAGTCTGCAAAGAAGTTACTAATTCTTATCTTTTAAAGTTGTTGTGAAATTTAAATAAGATAATGCATGCCAATGAAACATTTAACCTTGGTCCTGGTATAGAGTACACAGTTGATAAATATTGAATTTGATTTTGATTAATTATCTTATTATTAACACTAACAggaatagaatgaaagaaagactaAGCTGTCTCCAAAGAATTGTCTGGTTCTGTCTCCCCTCAGGACTCACTCTGGGAAAAATACTAGCATGCTCTCTGAAGCCTTTCTGTGGTGACAAGTAACTGGCTATGACTAATATGCACCAGGTGATATGTCTTCAAAATAATAGCTTATTAGTTTAATTAATCAGGGTCTAATTGAAGTCTCAAATACTGGAGAAAATCTAAGTGAAGTTTTTTGTTCTCGTTTTTTAGTATATCAATGAGTTCCAAAGGCTTTTTAATTAACAGGAAGCTGTTAATAATTGACTGAAAAGATATGATTAGGGTGTGTTAGCAGTGTGGAGGTATATTGTTTGTGACTCTCTAGAAGAGCTATTGATTTAGCCATTAATTGTTTTTGAAGGTCTAAAAGGTAAGACTGGACCCCTGGGCCTTGCTGGTGAAAAAGGAGACCAAGGAGAGACTGGGAAGAAAGGACCTATGGGACCAGAGGGTGAGAAAGGAGAAGTTGGCCCAGCTGGGCCTCCTGGGCCAAAGGGAGACCGAGGAGATCAAGGGGACCCAGGCCTGCCTGGAGTGTGCAGATGTGGAAGCATTGTGCTCAAATCTGCCTTTTCAGTTGGCATCACAACAAGCTACCCAGAAGAAAGGCTACCCATCATATTTAACAAGGTCCTCTTCAATGAGGGGGAACACTACAACCCCGCCACAGGGAAGTTCATTTGTGCTTTCCCAGGGATCTATTACTTTTCTTATGATATCACATTGGCCAATAAGCACCTAGCAATTGGGCTGGTACACAACGGGCAGTACCGAATAAGGACCTTTGACGCCAACACGGGGAACCATGATGTGGCTTCGGGGTCCACAGTCATCTACCTGCAGCCAGAAGATGAAGTCTGGCTGGAAATCTTCTTCAATGACCAGAATGGCCTCTTCTCAGACCCGGGCTGGGCAGACAGtctattctctggatttctcctCTATGTTGACACAGATTACCTAGATTCAATATCAGAAGATGATGATCTGTGAAGTGGACTGCAGACCTGAATGTTGCAACATGAATACCACATGGCTTACACTTTGATTTGATCTGGAGTGCTGGAAGGTGGAGCAAGTGACAAGAGGATTCAGAAACTCCTTTTACAGACAGCTCTGGCAGAATTTATCTCAATAAGACAAACCAGCAACCAGTTGAAAGCACAACAAAATGAAGGGTTTAAAATAACCCCAGACATGAACCCCTCAAAAGTAATGATGATAAATATTTAAGCAAATTAAAGATAATGTTGACAAATTTGAATGCCCTTGGTAATACAACCAGCTGGTAGTGACACTGCCTcattaaatattcataaaactcCAGTTTTGTCTGTTATTTAGGATAATCATAACATAGACAAATTCTTTGACAATTCTCAAGGAAAAGTAAGAGATgctaagaattttcttttctttcctttcttttttttttttttttttttttttttttttggttttttgagacagggtttctctgtagctttggagcctgccctagaactcactctgtagaccaagctgacctggaactcacatagatacacctgtctctgcctcccaagtgctggaattaaaggcgtgttccaccatTGCCAGGCTGAGATGCTAAGAATTTCTAACAATTAAAATGGAATgataaatttctttatttattcctttatgcTTTTATATGTACACTCAAcaactctgtgtgtgcatgcatgcatgtgtgtgcgtgtgcgtgtgcgtgtgcgtgtgcgtgtgtgtgtaagccagaagaCATCAGCTGTCACtcctcaggtgccatccaccttgttCTCTGAACCAGAGagttcactgaacctggagctcacttatCTGGGTAGCCTGACtgcccagtgagccccagagactACCTGCTCTCATCTCTCTAGCACAAAGGTTACAAGCAAATGGCACCATGCCGGGCTTTTTTACACCTGGTTTCtgagggatcaaacccaggtcctcaggcttctgATGCATGCATTTTACTGACTATGTCATCAACTCAGCCCTCAGCAGCTCTTTATTGAGACTGTGTGGAATGGCCACTAAGTGCGGAGCAGACACTAAGTGCTGATCAGACCCAAAGGGGAGGGATAGGGTGGGGAAACAGTCATAGTCTTATTTCCAGCAGGCTAATGTGTGGTGAGTACTCTGCCACGGTTGTATGTTATGAGCACCATTGCAAACAGATTGGTTCATGGGAAACACAGAATCCATGACTTCTGTGGCTGGAAGCcaaagacatcacacacacaggaaaacactaGGCATGCCAAGGTATGTTTCTGTGGGTACAACTAATGCAGGGGATAGAAGGGATCACCTTTTACAGTCTCCTCATCCCACCTGACACGTCAGTGTTATTTCAGTCGAGgaatgaaagacagaaacaggGGAAGCCTGAGAAGGCAAAGGAAGTAATGATTGGAGAGCATTAACCCAATGCTTTAACCTGATAGTACAAAATAGGTTTCTTCCAAGCAAGGGCACTTCTTAACTTATGGAGGGAAATGTTTCTCATGGATTACCTAGAATTAGAATGCAGCAAAGCACATGACCCCCAGACTTAGGAATGAACTAGAGTGGAGAATGAACAGGAAGGAGGGTGGCTGAAT
The Cricetulus griseus strain 17A/GY chromosome 1 unlocalized genomic scaffold, alternate assembly CriGri-PICRH-1.0 chr1_1, whole genome shotgun sequence genome window above contains:
- the C1qtnf7 gene encoding complement C1q tumor necrosis factor-related protein 7 isoform X2; this translates as MIVLLYVTSLAICASGQPRGNQAKGENYSPRYICSIPGLPGPPGPPGANGSPGPHGRIGLPGRDGRDGRKGEKGEKGTAGLKGKTGPLGLAGEKGDQGETGKKGPMGPEGEKGEVGPAGPPGPKGDRGDQGDPGLPGVCRCGSIVLKSAFSVGITTSYPEERLPIIFNKVLFNEGEHYNPATGKFICAFPGIYYFSYDITLANKHLAIGLVHNGQYRIRTFDANTGNHDVASGSTVIYLQPEDEVWLEIFFNDQNGLFSDPGWADSLFSGFLLYVDTDYLDSISEDDDL